A window of the Cystobacter fuscus genome harbors these coding sequences:
- the orn gene encoding oligoribonuclease, producing the protein MPVSAPPPPCFVWLDLEMTGLDPDDSAIIEIGVIITGPDLVPRAEMERVIWQPEEVLARMEPIVREMHTRNGLAKRVRESQTSLRVAEKEITALVSQHCDVGEGILCGNSIHTDRRFLVKYMPMLDRYLHYRQVDVSSLKVLASAWYPDKVAQRKAPSGHTALADLRSSIAELTHYRTHLFVPPATPPGGNT; encoded by the coding sequence ATGCCCGTATCCGCCCCGCCGCCCCCGTGTTTCGTCTGGCTCGATCTGGAGATGACCGGACTGGATCCCGACGACTCCGCCATCATCGAGATTGGTGTCATCATCACCGGCCCGGATCTGGTGCCCCGGGCGGAGATGGAGCGCGTCATCTGGCAGCCCGAGGAGGTGCTCGCGCGCATGGAGCCCATCGTCCGGGAGATGCACACGCGCAATGGCCTGGCCAAGCGGGTGCGCGAGTCGCAGACGTCCCTGCGTGTGGCGGAGAAGGAGATCACCGCCCTGGTGTCGCAGCACTGCGACGTGGGCGAGGGCATCCTCTGCGGCAACTCCATCCACACCGACCGGCGCTTCCTGGTGAAGTACATGCCGATGCTCGACCGCTACCTGCACTACCGCCAGGTGGACGTGTCGAGCCTCAAGGTGCTGGCGAGCGCGTGGTACCCGGACAAGGTGGCCCAGCGCAAGGCGCCCTCGGGACACACGGCGCTGGCGGACCTGCGCTCGAGCATCGCCGAGCTCACGCACTACCGCACCCACCTGTTCGTGCCCCCCGCGACGCCACCGGGCGGCAACACCTGA
- a CDS encoding metallophosphoesterase yields MRTLFIGDVHGCAEELDALLAECGHRPGDRVVLVGDLVAKGPDSAGVVRRARERGMLAVRGNHDEHVLRWHRGQMPKHKKLKPEHKQVLDTLTEADWAYLESLPLHLPFPEFNVRVVHGGLVPGVPLEKQDPELMINLRSITSEGEPSKKLEAGVPWASLWRGPEFIIFGHDALRGVQRHPHAIGLDSGCVYGRRLTAYVLPEARFYSVAAKRTYLDIDG; encoded by the coding sequence ATCCGGACCCTCTTCATCGGAGACGTGCACGGGTGCGCGGAGGAGCTCGACGCGCTGCTGGCGGAGTGCGGCCACCGTCCGGGAGACCGGGTGGTGCTGGTGGGAGACCTCGTGGCCAAGGGGCCGGATTCGGCGGGAGTGGTGCGCCGGGCGAGGGAGCGCGGAATGCTCGCGGTGCGCGGCAACCACGACGAGCACGTGCTGCGCTGGCACAGGGGGCAGATGCCCAAGCACAAGAAGCTCAAGCCCGAGCACAAGCAGGTGCTGGACACCCTCACGGAGGCGGACTGGGCCTACCTGGAGTCGCTGCCCCTGCATCTGCCCTTCCCCGAGTTCAACGTGCGCGTGGTGCACGGGGGCCTGGTGCCGGGCGTCCCGCTGGAGAAGCAGGATCCGGAGCTGATGATCAACCTGCGCAGCATCACCTCGGAGGGAGAGCCCTCGAAGAAGCTGGAGGCCGGGGTGCCGTGGGCGAGCCTGTGGCGGGGACCCGAGTTCATCATCTTCGGCCACGACGCCCTGCGCGGGGTGCAGCGCCATCCCCATGCCATCGGCCTGGACTCGGGCTGCGTCTACGGCCGGCGCCTCACCGCGTACGTGCTGCCCGAGGCCCGTTTCTACTCGGTGGCGGCGAAGCGGACGTACCTGGACATCGACGGGTAG
- a CDS encoding M1 family metallopeptidase → MLRTFRCAALVLSAALTACATRPAVSAAPASPSEPVHAPTLASPRSPPVSPTLRLPTGVRPTGYSAELTVDPTQPTFQGVLDIDLDVKEATETVWLLGHELTVKEAALTVGGVPVAVSQVKGTGDFLGFQPEAALGPGAAHLRLVYEGVLSEREMSGAFRALEAGDWYAFTHFEPLGARRVFPCFDEPGFKVPWQLTFHVPAGLTVVTNTPLVSQEPGSAGGTTWRFARTQPLPSYLVAFGVGRFDFLEAPASGEKAVRTRIVTTRGRAAEGAHAARVTPGLLAYLERYFGVPYPYEKLDVLAVPMLQGAMEHPGLVTFNSELILAREEEDSVERQRSFYETQAHELAHQWFGNLVTMQWWDDLWLNEAFASWAESRAVADTQPSWDEPLTRVSARSRSLHADSLLSARRIRQPIQDEDDIFNAFDGITYGKGAAVLYMTEQWLGPDVFQRGVRRHLRAHEHGSATASDFIAALSAEAQRDVSGVLDSFLEQGGAPLITARLDCSARVPEVELSQRRFLPLGSAGGTVQRWKVPVCVRHGTGARAGRACTLLETETARLPLPEARGCPAWLQPNADGAGYYRTAVDARMLSRLLSTDSRHLSRAERVALLGDVRALAGTGAMPAADALGLLPGLAGQKDLRVFQSSLELLELMNPSLLSEPRQADRQRFLRDTYGVRARALGFAPRANEDVDTRLLRPLLLELAGTQGGEPRLTAEARRLTERWLGGDIRAIDAELVESTLATAAAWGDAALHARMMTALGAATERKRREELLGALSDFHQADLVQRNLALLLDPAVDLREAWRLLFGAANDVRSRDVAYDFVSKNYDVLAARMPDDQVAYLASVASSYCDPVHRQEAAAFFTERMARAVGGPRSLALVLESIDLCIAFKAAQGPGIESFLAAPRRAR, encoded by the coding sequence ATGCTCAGAACCTTTCGATGCGCGGCGCTCGTCCTGTCGGCCGCCTTGACGGCGTGCGCCACCCGTCCCGCGGTGTCCGCTGCACCCGCCTCCCCCTCCGAGCCCGTGCATGCTCCCACCCTGGCGTCCCCGCGTTCCCCTCCGGTGTCGCCCACCCTGCGCCTGCCCACGGGCGTGCGGCCCACGGGGTACTCGGCCGAGCTGACCGTGGACCCCACCCAGCCCACCTTCCAGGGGGTGCTCGACATCGACCTGGACGTGAAGGAGGCCACGGAGACGGTGTGGCTGCTGGGCCATGAGCTCACGGTGAAGGAGGCGGCCCTGACGGTGGGGGGCGTGCCGGTGGCGGTGTCCCAGGTGAAGGGCACGGGGGACTTCCTCGGCTTCCAGCCCGAGGCGGCGCTCGGGCCCGGTGCCGCGCACCTGCGCCTCGTCTACGAGGGCGTGCTGTCCGAGCGCGAGATGAGCGGGGCCTTCCGCGCGCTCGAGGCGGGTGACTGGTATGCCTTCACCCATTTCGAGCCGCTCGGGGCGCGGCGGGTCTTCCCGTGCTTCGACGAGCCGGGATTCAAGGTGCCCTGGCAGCTCACCTTCCACGTGCCCGCGGGCCTGACGGTGGTCACCAACACGCCCTTGGTGAGCCAGGAGCCGGGCAGCGCGGGAGGCACCACCTGGCGCTTCGCCCGGACGCAGCCGCTGCCCAGCTATCTCGTCGCCTTCGGGGTGGGCCGCTTCGACTTCCTGGAGGCCCCGGCCTCGGGGGAGAAGGCCGTGCGCACGCGCATCGTCACGACCCGGGGCCGTGCCGCGGAGGGCGCCCATGCCGCCCGCGTGACGCCCGGACTGCTCGCCTACCTGGAGCGCTACTTCGGCGTGCCCTATCCCTACGAGAAGCTGGACGTGCTCGCCGTGCCCATGCTCCAGGGGGCCATGGAGCACCCGGGCCTGGTGACGTTCAACTCGGAGCTGATACTGGCCCGGGAGGAGGAGGACTCCGTGGAGCGCCAGCGCTCCTTCTACGAAACGCAGGCGCACGAGCTGGCGCACCAGTGGTTCGGCAACCTCGTCACCATGCAGTGGTGGGATGACCTGTGGCTCAACGAGGCCTTCGCCTCCTGGGCCGAGAGCCGCGCCGTCGCGGACACCCAGCCCTCGTGGGACGAGCCCCTGACGCGGGTGAGCGCCCGCTCGCGCAGTTTGCACGCGGACAGCCTGCTGTCCGCGCGCCGCATCCGCCAGCCCATCCAGGACGAGGACGACATCTTCAACGCCTTCGATGGCATCACCTACGGCAAGGGCGCGGCGGTGTTGTACATGACGGAGCAGTGGCTGGGCCCGGACGTCTTCCAGCGCGGGGTGCGCCGCCACCTGCGCGCGCACGAGCATGGCAGCGCCACCGCGAGCGACTTCATCGCCGCCCTGTCGGCGGAGGCGCAGCGGGACGTGTCGGGGGTGTTGGACTCCTTCCTGGAGCAGGGCGGCGCGCCGCTCATCACCGCCCGGCTGGATTGCTCGGCCCGGGTGCCCGAGGTGGAGCTCTCCCAGCGCCGCTTCCTGCCCCTGGGCTCCGCGGGCGGCACGGTGCAGCGTTGGAAGGTGCCGGTGTGCGTGCGCCATGGCACGGGGGCCCGGGCGGGACGCGCCTGTACGCTCCTGGAGACCGAGACGGCCCGTCTGCCGCTGCCCGAGGCCCGGGGCTGTCCCGCCTGGCTCCAGCCCAACGCGGATGGCGCGGGCTACTACCGCACCGCCGTGGACGCGCGGATGCTCAGCCGGCTGCTCTCCACCGACAGCCGCCATCTCTCGCGCGCCGAGCGCGTGGCCCTGCTCGGGGACGTGCGGGCCCTGGCGGGCACTGGCGCGATGCCCGCCGCGGACGCGCTCGGCCTGCTGCCGGGGCTGGCCGGGCAGAAGGACCTGCGGGTGTTCCAGTCCTCGCTGGAGCTGTTGGAGCTGATGAATCCCTCCCTGCTGTCCGAGCCGCGCCAGGCCGACCGCCAGCGCTTCCTGCGCGACACCTATGGCGTGCGGGCCCGGGCGCTCGGTTTCGCGCCGCGCGCCAACGAGGACGTGGACACGCGGCTGCTGCGGCCCCTGCTGTTGGAACTCGCCGGGACGCAGGGCGGGGAGCCGCGGCTCACGGCGGAGGCCCGGCGCCTGACGGAGCGGTGGCTCGGGGGGGACATCCGGGCGATCGACGCCGAGCTGGTGGAGTCCACGCTGGCCACCGCCGCCGCCTGGGGAGACGCGGCCCTGCACGCGAGGATGATGACGGCGCTGGGCGCGGCGACGGAGCGCAAGCGGCGGGAGGAGCTCCTCGGCGCGCTGAGCGACTTCCACCAGGCGGACCTGGTCCAACGGAACCTGGCGTTGCTGTTGGATCCGGCCGTGGATCTGCGCGAGGCGTGGCGGTTGTTGTTCGGCGCGGCCAACGACGTGCGCTCGCGGGACGTGGCCTACGACTTCGTGTCGAAGAACTACGACGTGCTCGCCGCGCGGATGCCGGATGATCAGGTGGCGTACCTCGCGTCGGTCGCCTCGTCCTACTGCGATCCCGTGCACCGCCAGGAAGCCGCCGCCTTCTTCACCGAGCGTATGGCGCGTGCCGTCGGCGGCCCCCGCTCCCTCGCCTTGGTGCTGGAGTCCATCGATCTGTGTATCGCCTTCAAGGCAGCCCAGGGCCCGGGCATCGAGTCCTTCCTCGCCGCGCCCCGGCGCGCGCGCTAG
- a CDS encoding response regulator gives MSKLLIVDDEVAILEALTDILSVEGYEVSTAANGAEGLQQVGRDRPDLILLDLMMPVMDGQEMLRRLKEDPSLRTIPVVVMSAGRVTKAELQGSRFLAKPFELDDLLDTVTAELNKKA, from the coding sequence ATGAGCAAGCTGCTCATCGTGGACGACGAAGTGGCCATCCTCGAGGCCCTCACCGACATCCTGTCCGTGGAAGGCTACGAGGTCTCCACCGCCGCCAATGGCGCCGAGGGGCTGCAGCAGGTGGGCCGCGACCGGCCGGACCTCATCCTGTTGGACTTGATGATGCCGGTGATGGACGGCCAGGAGATGCTGCGCCGGCTCAAGGAGGACCCCTCCCTGCGCACCATCCCCGTGGTGGTGATGAGCGCCGGGCGGGTGACGAAGGCGGAGCTGCAGGGCAGCCGCTTCCTCGCCAAGCCCTTCGAGCTGGACGATCTGCTGGACACCGTCACCGCGGAGCTGAACAAGAAGGCGTGA
- a CDS encoding AAA family ATPase, whose protein sequence is MYINRLHVKNLKRMRNLALDFTHEGRPRMWTVLVAENGACKTTLLQAIALVASGSDRANQLADVPSLPDLRRSAEESVRLRADFEFGNRLEKWRVFPETSKISFKDQRSPGLRSSLDIEPRQSTFRGTSLFASVNALASSDDNHLPSDSNVMVARLKRLLSEIKDEEDEGTPFSWKLEGEDGRSDAALLSWLGGYALALQNPIAEARAKSLPGWFVAGYGTQRQLPVPLSASELKDRVLNRLEPLFGKAPLVGTGFANQFADTPRFEPFIQALKKVFVDNHLLPHVDAVELRGRGGVMQPGDLVRSHSFEFAFSGQKTKIPATWLSQGYQSTIAWIADLIGQMYLDVGEAIALEDMEGMVLIDELDLHLHPTWQVRLVPVLKRVFPRMQFIVTTHSPMLLPALERHEIVMLRLDEHGDVVAEAPPALPKLMTGGEIYSSFFNIQKLYQSDLRKALRRYTHLSSDPTRTDEEDVEMVRLQKKLTGAGLDLGLPPVPRDRT, encoded by the coding sequence ATGTACATCAACCGGCTGCACGTGAAGAACCTGAAGCGCATGCGGAACCTCGCCCTCGACTTCACGCACGAGGGCAGGCCCCGGATGTGGACCGTGCTCGTCGCGGAAAACGGGGCGTGCAAGACGACGCTGCTCCAGGCGATCGCCCTGGTGGCGAGTGGTTCCGATCGTGCCAATCAACTGGCGGATGTGCCCTCGCTGCCGGACTTGAGGCGGTCGGCCGAGGAGTCCGTGCGGCTTCGCGCTGACTTCGAATTTGGAAACAGATTGGAGAAGTGGCGCGTTTTTCCCGAGACCTCCAAGATCTCCTTCAAGGATCAGCGCTCTCCGGGTCTGCGAAGTTCCCTGGACATCGAGCCTCGACAGTCGACCTTCCGGGGAACGTCCTTGTTCGCATCCGTCAATGCGCTCGCGTCCTCTGATGACAACCATCTCCCCTCTGATTCCAACGTGATGGTGGCTCGCCTCAAGAGGTTGTTGTCGGAAATCAAGGACGAGGAGGATGAAGGTACACCTTTCAGTTGGAAGCTCGAGGGGGAGGACGGGCGTTCCGATGCCGCCCTGTTGTCCTGGTTGGGCGGCTATGCACTCGCTCTTCAAAACCCCATCGCGGAAGCCCGAGCGAAGTCCCTTCCGGGCTGGTTCGTTGCTGGCTACGGCACGCAGCGTCAGCTCCCGGTACCGCTCAGCGCGTCCGAGCTGAAGGATCGCGTGCTCAACCGGCTCGAGCCGCTCTTCGGCAAGGCACCCCTCGTCGGTACGGGGTTCGCCAACCAGTTCGCCGACACGCCTCGCTTCGAGCCCTTCATCCAGGCGCTCAAGAAGGTGTTCGTCGACAACCATCTCCTGCCCCATGTCGACGCCGTCGAATTGCGCGGCCGGGGCGGAGTGATGCAGCCGGGAGATCTGGTCCGCTCCCATAGCTTCGAGTTCGCGTTCTCCGGTCAGAAGACGAAGATCCCCGCCACCTGGCTCTCGCAGGGCTACCAGTCGACCATCGCGTGGATCGCCGATCTCATCGGGCAGATGTATCTCGACGTCGGTGAGGCCATTGCCCTGGAGGACATGGAGGGCATGGTGCTCATCGACGAACTCGATCTCCACCTCCATCCCACGTGGCAGGTGCGGCTCGTGCCGGTGCTCAAGCGCGTGTTTCCGCGCATGCAGTTCATCGTGACGACCCACTCGCCCATGCTCCTGCCCGCGCTCGAACGGCACGAGATCGTCATGCTCCGCCTGGACGAGCACGGCGACGTCGTGGCCGAGGCGCCTCCCGCCCTGCCCAAGTTGATGACGGGCGGTGAGATCTACTCGAGCTTCTTCAACATCCAGAAGCTCTACCAGAGCGATCTCAGGAAGGCTCTGCGGCGCTACACCCACCTCTCGAGCGATCCGACGCGCACGGATGAGGAGGACGTGGAGATGGTTCGCTTGCAGAAGAAGCTCACCGGAGCCGGCCTCGACCTGGGACTGCCACCCGTGCCGAGGGACAGGACGTGA
- a CDS encoding PAS domain S-box protein produces MSPLRRPPAFWHRFLAVRWFIPLIILVAALCFFLYTFEADVAQGDLQTEKQAVAEMTLRMTHLNSMLEYLLHNGQVDAARKELSTLSANATLLQGLLLDEQQRVLASIRPKNIGLSPRDVWPQLEPAEHAQRVATVRERGVGDVRISEDRRQVVGYYPVTLRPGGPVGILLLRQDLTAQKHARQVEAERWAARSCLVVALLVCLVSLVVHLVLGRRMQRLTATAHRLARGELHARANLRGVDEVGLLGRAFDFMAEQIDRGNRQLQESQERIRSLLDSTAEALFGLDLEGRCTFCNRAALRLSGHEHADALLGRSLHSIIHPGRELSGDCRVCESFREEGALHGDDEVLPHPRDGEVPVEYWSHPVTRGGERVGSVVTFVDIRERMRAESTRRRMEEGFRTLIEHSPDAIFLHRAGTLLFANRAAATLLGHASPESLRGLPVSELVLPGEQTALTVTSQAGLPREARFRRPDGRQAVGEVMTVSLLFEGLSTVACITRDVTERRQVQEHILATERMVSLGTLAAGVAHEINNPLAYLLSNLHFVDTELRGMAEHVPELSGEQGQEIQQALHEAIDGGNRVRDIVRDLKTFSRGGNDLRSPVDIHTVLDSCANMARSEIRHRARLVKNYGTVPRVFANDSRLGQLFLHLLVNAAQAIPHGNAHRNEIRVTTRYEEGQVTVEIQDTGVGIPPEHLTRLFDPFFTTKPAGVGTGLGLSICHGIVTAQGGRISVESHPNQGSTFRVVLPANETTLEHFGLDEPERAAS; encoded by the coding sequence ATGAGCCCCCTGCGAAGGCCCCCCGCCTTCTGGCACCGCTTCCTGGCGGTGCGCTGGTTCATCCCACTCATCATCCTCGTCGCCGCGTTGTGTTTCTTCCTCTACACCTTCGAGGCGGACGTGGCCCAGGGCGACCTGCAGACGGAGAAACAGGCCGTCGCGGAGATGACCCTGCGGATGACGCACCTGAACAGCATGCTCGAGTACCTGCTGCACAACGGCCAGGTCGACGCGGCGCGCAAGGAGCTCTCCACCCTGAGCGCCAACGCCACGCTGCTGCAGGGCCTGCTCCTCGACGAGCAGCAGCGGGTGCTGGCCTCCATCCGACCCAAGAACATCGGACTGTCCCCGCGGGACGTCTGGCCCCAGCTCGAACCGGCCGAGCATGCCCAGCGCGTCGCCACCGTGCGCGAGCGCGGGGTCGGCGACGTGCGCATCAGCGAGGACCGGCGGCAGGTGGTGGGCTACTACCCCGTCACCCTCCGTCCGGGTGGGCCGGTGGGCATCCTGCTGCTGCGGCAGGACCTGACGGCCCAGAAGCACGCGCGCCAGGTGGAGGCCGAGCGGTGGGCGGCGCGCTCCTGTCTGGTGGTCGCGCTGCTGGTGTGTCTGGTCAGCCTCGTCGTGCACCTGGTGCTCGGCCGGCGCATGCAGCGGCTGACCGCCACCGCGCACCGGCTCGCCCGGGGTGAGCTGCACGCGCGCGCCAACCTCCGGGGCGTGGACGAGGTGGGCCTGCTCGGCCGGGCCTTCGACTTCATGGCCGAGCAGATCGACCGGGGCAACCGCCAGCTCCAGGAGAGCCAGGAGCGAATCCGCTCCCTGCTCGACTCCACCGCCGAGGCCCTCTTCGGCCTGGACCTCGAGGGCCGCTGCACCTTCTGCAACCGCGCCGCCCTGCGCCTGTCGGGCCATGAGCACGCGGATGCGCTCCTGGGCCGCTCGCTGCACTCCATCATCCACCCCGGCCGCGAGCTGTCCGGCGATTGCCGCGTGTGCGAGTCCTTCCGCGAGGAGGGCGCCCTCCATGGCGACGACGAGGTGCTGCCGCACCCACGCGACGGCGAGGTGCCCGTGGAGTACTGGTCCCACCCGGTGACGCGCGGGGGCGAGCGCGTGGGCTCGGTGGTGACGTTCGTGGACATCCGCGAGCGCATGCGCGCGGAGTCCACCCGCCGGCGCATGGAGGAGGGCTTCCGCACCCTCATCGAGCACTCGCCGGATGCCATCTTCCTGCACCGCGCCGGCACCCTGCTGTTCGCCAACCGCGCCGCCGCCACGCTGCTGGGCCATGCGAGCCCCGAGTCCCTGCGAGGCTTGCCGGTGTCGGAGCTGGTGCTGCCCGGCGAGCAGACCGCCCTCACGGTGACGAGCCAGGCGGGGCTGCCCCGCGAGGCGCGCTTCCGTCGCCCCGATGGCCGCCAGGCGGTGGGCGAGGTGATGACCGTCTCGCTGCTCTTCGAGGGCCTGTCCACCGTGGCCTGCATCACCCGCGACGTCACCGAGCGCCGCCAGGTGCAGGAGCACATCCTCGCCACCGAGCGCATGGTGTCCCTGGGCACGCTCGCCGCGGGCGTGGCCCATGAAATCAACAACCCCCTGGCCTACCTGCTCAGCAACCTGCACTTCGTGGACACCGAGCTGCGCGGCATGGCCGAGCACGTGCCCGAGCTGTCCGGAGAACAGGGCCAGGAAATCCAGCAGGCGCTGCACGAGGCCATCGACGGCGGCAACCGCGTGCGCGACATCGTGCGCGACCTGAAGACGTTCTCGCGCGGCGGCAATGACTTGCGCAGCCCCGTGGACATCCACACCGTGCTCGACTCGTGCGCGAACATGGCCCGGAGTGAGATCCGCCACCGCGCCCGGCTGGTGAAGAACTACGGGACGGTGCCACGCGTGTTCGCCAACGACTCGCGGCTCGGACAGCTCTTCCTCCACCTGCTCGTCAACGCCGCGCAGGCCATTCCCCACGGCAATGCCCACCGCAACGAGATCCGCGTCACCACCCGGTACGAGGAGGGCCAGGTGACGGTGGAGATCCAGGACACGGGCGTGGGCATCCCCCCGGAGCACCTCACCCGCCTCTTCGATCCCTTCTTCACCACCAAGCCCGCGGGCGTGGGCACCGGACTGGGGCTGTCCATCTGCCACGGCATCGTCACCGCGCAGGGCGGGCGCATCTCCGTGGAAAGCCATCCCAACCAGGGCAGCACCTTCCGCGTGGTGCTGCCCGCCAACGAAACCACGCTGGAGCACTTCGGCCTCGACGAGCCCGAGCGCGCCGCCTCCTGA
- a CDS encoding lysophospholipid acyltransferase family protein — MSSSLSPASSVTRVPPPPRLSQVMGERPSPMVGWLANRVMDVLSALPASVRDGLARFVGWLAFTLGIRRRVALENLAHAFPEKSEAERRSIALGAYITMARVVIESIDTRDHVDLSWVASEAPGGDWEALKAHVATGRGALLVTAHFGNWERAGKLLVQWGVPLNALVRPLKGALNMRIVDNRVAAGAGLIYPKGAIAQAQEAVGMGESVLMLLDQALPAKAAVFVPFFGRLASTTPALAVVAQRTGAPVFVVMGVRDASGRIMRIEVEGPIPAPPAREGQDPIVAHTAAVTAVLERHVRRNPGQWLWLHRRWKVQPPAAELAPGGKERG, encoded by the coding sequence GTGTCCAGCTCCCTCTCCCCCGCTTCGAGTGTCACCCGCGTTCCGCCCCCGCCTCGTCTCTCGCAGGTGATGGGTGAGCGCCCCTCACCCATGGTGGGCTGGCTCGCCAACCGGGTGATGGATGTGCTGAGCGCCCTGCCCGCCTCGGTACGCGATGGTCTCGCCCGTTTCGTGGGCTGGCTGGCGTTCACCCTGGGCATCCGCCGCCGGGTAGCGCTGGAGAACCTCGCGCACGCGTTCCCCGAGAAGAGCGAGGCGGAGCGGCGGAGCATCGCGCTCGGGGCCTACATCACCATGGCGCGCGTGGTCATCGAGTCCATCGACACGAGGGATCACGTGGACCTGTCCTGGGTCGCCTCCGAGGCGCCCGGCGGAGACTGGGAAGCGCTCAAGGCCCACGTGGCGACGGGCCGGGGCGCGCTGTTGGTAACGGCACACTTCGGCAACTGGGAGCGGGCGGGAAAGCTGCTCGTCCAGTGGGGCGTCCCCTTGAACGCGCTGGTGCGCCCGTTGAAGGGGGCACTCAACATGCGCATCGTGGACAACCGGGTGGCCGCGGGCGCGGGCCTCATCTACCCCAAGGGCGCCATCGCCCAGGCGCAGGAGGCGGTGGGGATGGGCGAGTCGGTGTTGATGCTGTTGGATCAAGCGCTGCCGGCGAAGGCGGCGGTGTTCGTCCCCTTCTTCGGGCGGCTGGCGTCCACCACGCCGGCGCTGGCGGTGGTGGCCCAACGCACCGGGGCGCCGGTGTTCGTGGTGATGGGCGTGCGGGACGCGAGCGGGCGCATCATGCGGATAGAGGTGGAGGGGCCCATCCCCGCGCCGCCAGCCCGGGAGGGGCAGGATCCCATCGTGGCGCACACGGCGGCGGTGACGGCGGTGCTGGAGCGACACGTCCGGCGCAACCCGGGCCAGTGGCTGTGGCTGCACCGGCGCTGGAAGGTGCAACCCCCCGCGGCGGAACTGGCGCCGGGAGGAAAGGAGCGCGGATGA
- a CDS encoding ribose-phosphate diphosphokinase: MELTVFSGTANRALGENLARTLGRPLGRCHLERFPDGELYVEVQEDVRGRNVCLIQPTAPPVGEHLMELLLMADACWRAGAARLMAVVPYFGYARQDRRGKPGEALGGKLVADLLERGRFERLLAVHLHTPALEGCFGMPLEHLDASHLLAEAARPHAGDGAVVVSPDLGAVKLAERYARQLGLPLAIVHKRRMSGSEVSVRGLVGEVRGLRPIIVDDMISTAGTIAATAETVLKEGCAEDITVVATHALLVGPAVERLGQVPIRRLISTDSVPLQRTLPFEHSVVGLAPLLADAICRVTSERR; encoded by the coding sequence ATGGAACTGACCGTCTTCAGTGGCACCGCCAACCGCGCACTGGGTGAGAACCTCGCCCGCACGCTCGGGCGGCCCCTGGGCCGCTGCCACCTGGAGCGCTTCCCGGATGGCGAGCTGTACGTGGAGGTCCAGGAGGACGTGCGCGGCCGCAACGTGTGCCTCATCCAACCCACGGCGCCGCCGGTGGGCGAGCACCTCATGGAGCTGCTCCTGATGGCGGACGCGTGCTGGCGCGCGGGCGCGGCGCGGCTCATGGCGGTGGTGCCCTACTTCGGCTACGCGCGGCAGGACCGGCGCGGCAAGCCGGGGGAGGCGCTCGGCGGCAAGCTGGTGGCGGACCTGCTCGAGCGCGGCCGCTTCGAGCGCCTGCTGGCGGTGCACCTGCACACCCCGGCGCTGGAGGGCTGCTTCGGCATGCCGCTGGAGCACCTGGACGCCAGCCACCTGTTGGCCGAGGCCGCGCGGCCCCACGCGGGAGACGGCGCGGTGGTGGTGTCGCCGGACCTGGGCGCGGTGAAGCTCGCCGAGCGCTACGCGCGCCAGCTCGGGCTGCCCCTGGCCATCGTGCACAAGCGCCGCATGAGCGGCTCCGAGGTGAGTGTCCGGGGGCTCGTGGGCGAGGTGCGCGGCCTGCGGCCCATCATCGTCGACGACATGATCTCCACCGCGGGCACCATCGCCGCCACGGCGGAGACGGTGCTCAAGGAGGGCTGCGCCGAGGACATCACCGTGGTGGCCACCCACGCGCTGCTGGTGGGCCCCGCGGTGGAGCGGCTGGGCCAGGTGCCCATCCGCCGCCTCATCTCCACGGACAGTGTGCCCCTCCAGCGCACGCTCCCCTTCGAGCACTCGGTGGTGGGACTCGCCCCGCTGCTCGCCGACGCCATCTGCCGCGTCACGTCCGAGCGGCGCTGA
- a CDS encoding enoyl-CoA hydratase — translation MSDTLLSHLEAGVLTLTFNRPQKKNAFTAEMYSLAAQALRDADTNDAVRVVVLVGAGGTFTAGNDLKDFLENPPTGEDSPVFRFLHTLAHFTRPIVARVEGVAVGIGTTLLLHCDYVAASERAVFSMPFVNLGLSPEGASSLLLPRLAGMALASELLMFGEPFDAATALRAGLVNRVVPDAELEALVKARAAALASRPVESVRLTKKLLREPLRAAVDETLSREGALFMQRLASAEAREAFNAFLSKKK, via the coding sequence ATGTCCGACACGCTGCTCAGCCACCTGGAAGCCGGAGTCCTCACCCTCACCTTCAACCGGCCGCAGAAGAAGAACGCCTTCACCGCGGAGATGTACTCGCTCGCGGCCCAGGCGCTGCGCGACGCGGACACGAATGACGCCGTGCGCGTCGTGGTGCTCGTCGGCGCGGGCGGGACCTTCACCGCGGGTAACGATCTCAAGGACTTCCTGGAGAATCCGCCCACGGGCGAGGACTCCCCCGTGTTCCGTTTCCTGCACACGCTCGCCCACTTCACCCGGCCCATCGTGGCGCGCGTGGAGGGCGTGGCGGTGGGCATCGGCACCACGCTGCTCTTGCACTGTGACTACGTGGCCGCCAGCGAGCGCGCCGTCTTCAGCATGCCCTTCGTCAACCTGGGCCTGAGCCCCGAGGGCGCCTCCAGTCTGCTGTTGCCCCGCCTGGCCGGCATGGCGCTCGCCTCCGAGCTGCTCATGTTCGGCGAGCCCTTCGACGCCGCCACCGCCCTGCGCGCGGGGCTCGTCAACCGGGTGGTGCCCGACGCGGAGCTCGAGGCGCTGGTGAAAGCACGCGCCGCCGCGCTCGCCTCCCGGCCCGTGGAGTCCGTGCGCCTCACCAAGAAGCTGCTGCGCGAGCCCCTGCGCGCCGCCGTGGACGAAACCCTCTCGCGCGAGGGCGCCCTCTTCATGCAACGGCTCGCATCGGCCGAGGCCCGCGAGGCCTTCAACGCCTTTCTGTCCAAGAAGAAATAA